Below is a genomic region from Anoxybacillus flavithermus.
ATGACGCAAGGAGCTGACGTTCATGTCTAGTTTATATGAAAAGCAGAGGCATCGCTATCCCTTGTATGTTTTAATCGGTATTACGTTTGTATTGCTTATCATTGTTACGTATTTTGAATGGATGATTGGGATAGTTGGTGCTGTGCTCCTTGGCCCTACGTTATTTCACGTATTTCGATCGTATAAAGTTGCTCAAGAGGAAATTGAAGATTATATTTCTACCCTTTCTTATCGCATAAAAAAAGTGGGGGAAGAAGCGTTAATGGGTATGCCAATTGGCATTATGCTCATTAACGATGAGTTGGAAATTGAGTGGACAAACTCTTTTTTATCTTCTTGTTTTGGAGTGGATACGCTTGTTGGACAATCATTATATGATGTTGCTGAGCAACTCGTTCCACTCATAAAAACAGAGGCAACAGAAGAAGTCATTACATTTCGTGATCGAACGTTTAAAGTCATTATTCGCCGAGAAGAGCGATTGCTTTACTTTTTTGATATTACGGAACAGGCGGAATTGGAGAAAAAATACGAACAAGAAAAAATTGTATTAGGTGTCATTTTTCTCGATAATTACGACGATGTGACGCAAGGAATGGATGATCAAACGAAAAGCCAACTCAATAGTCAAGTGACATCTATCTTAAATAGATGGGCGAGCGAATATGGTCTATTTTTGAAACGGACATCATCGGACCGCTTTGTTGCTGTGTTAAACGAACATATTTTAGAAAAACTCGAAAAGAATAAATTTTCTATTCTAGATGAAGTACGTGAACAGACGGCGAAAAACCATGTGCCGTTAACGCTAAGTATCGGAATAGGGACAAACTCTCCGTCTTTGCCAGAACTCGGGGCGTTGGCACAATCTAGTTTAGATTTAGCGCTTGGACGCGGCGGTGACCAAGTCGCCATTAAACAACCGAATGGAAAAGTAAAATTTTATGGTGGCAAAACAAATCCGATGGAGAAACGGACAAGGGTTCGTGCCCGTGTCATATCACATGCATTAAAGGAGCTCATTTTAGAAAGTGAACAAGTGTTTATTATGGGGCATAAATATCCTGATATGGATGCGATCGGTTCAGCGATCGGCATTTTAAAAGTGGCTCAAATGAATCAAAAGGAAGCGTTCATTGTGATTGATACAAGCCGTATTGACTCTGGCGTCCAACGTTTGCTAGAAGAAGTGAAAAAGCAGACAGAACTCTGGTCGCGTTTTATTTCTCCCGAGCAAGCATTAGAGTTGGCGACAGAAGATACGTTACTTGTTGTCGTAGATACGCATAAACCTTCGCTCGTTATTGAAGAACGGTTGTTGTTACGATTAGATCGGGTTGTTGTAATTGACCATCATCGTCGTGGCGAAGAGTTTATTCAAGATCCGATTCTCGTATATATGGAGCCGTATGCCTCATCTACGTCAGAGCTCGTAACGGAATTGTTACAATATCAACCAAAGCGTTCGAAATTATCTATGCTTGAGGCGACAGCTTTGTTAGCAGGCATCGTTGTTGATACGAAAAGCTTTACGTTACGCACGGGGTCACGAACGTTTGATGCGGCTTCATATTTACGCGCCCAAGGAGCGGACACGACACTTGTCCAAAAACTGTTAAAAGAAAATATTGAGCATTACATTAAACGTGCTAAAATAATTGAGAACGCTATCATTGATGAGCATGGGTTTGCGATTGCAAAGGGAAGCCCTAACGAAACATATGATCCTGTTTTGATTGCTCAAGCAGCGGATACGCTATTATCTCTAAATGGCGTTGTCGCTTCGTTTGTCATTTCGAAGCGAAACGATCAAACGATCGGGATTAGTGCCCGTTCGTTAGGGGATGTGAATGTGCAGTTAATTATGGAAAAACTTGATGGTGGTGGCCATCTCACGAATGCGGCCACTCAGCTTACCAATATAACAATTGATGAAACAGAAAAGCGATTGAAGGCAGCTATTCGGGAATATATTGAAGGAGGTAAGGACACATGAAAGTGATCTTTTTAAAAGACGTGAAAGGAAAAGGAAAAAAAGGAGAAGTAAAAAACGTTGCTGATGGTTATGCGCAAAACTTTTTGTTTAAACAAGGGTTAGCGATCGAGGCAACACCAGCCAACTTAAAAGCATTAGAAGCGCAAAAAAATAAACAAAAGAAAGAAGCGGAAGAAGAGTTAGCGCGAGCGAAGCAACTGAAAGAAAAAATTGATACGTTAACTGTCACATTGTTTGCAAAAGCTGGCGAAGGTGGCCGCTTATTCGGTTCAATCACGAGCAAACAAATTGCTGAGGCGCTTCAGCAACAACATGATATTAAAATTGATAAACGAAAAATTGAACTAGATGACGCCATTCGGGCGCTTGGCTATACAAATGTACCAATTAAACTTCATCCAGAAGTAACTGCTACATTAAAAGTGCATGTACAAGAACAAAAGTAATGAAATGTGATTTTATGCCGGATTTTTTCCGTGCATATAATCACATTTTTCTTATGAGAAAGGACGGTGAGTGCACATGACAGATATATTTACTGATCGACTCCCCCCACAAAATATTGAAGCTGAACAAGCGGTGCTCGGAGCGATTTTATTGGAGCCATCCGCGCTTACAACCGCTTCAGAAATATTAATTCCTGAAGATTTTTATCGAGCAGCCCACCAAAAAATTTTCCGCACGATGTTACAACTATCTGATCGTGGTGAACCGGTTGATTTAGTGACGGTTACATCTGAACTAGCGGATGCAAATGCGCTTGAAGAAGTGGGAGGCGTGTCGTATTTAACGGAGCTTGCCAATGCCGTTCCAACAGCGGCGAATGTGCACTATTACGCGAAAATTGTAGAAGAGAAATCTATTTTGCGCCGTTTAATTCGTACGGCTACATCGATCGCTCAAGATGGTTATACGCGTGAAGATGAAGTAGACGATGTGCTAAATGAAGCGGAGCGAAAAATTTTAGAAGTATCACAACGAAAAAATACGAGCGGATTTCAAAATATAAAAGATGTACTTGTTCAAGCGTATGACAACATCGAGATGCTTCATAATCGGAAAGGTGAAATCACGGGAATCCCAACAGGTTTTATTGAACTTGATCGAATGACAGCAGGATTTCAACGGAGCGATTTTATTATTGTTGCTGCTCGTCCATCTGTCGGAAAGACGGCGTTTGCATTAAATATTGCCCAAAATGTGGCGACGCGTACAGGTGAGAACGTGGCGATTTTTAGCTTAGAGATGGGGGCACAGCAACTCGTTATGCGTATGCTTTGCGCAGAAGGAAATATTAACGCTCAAAACTTGCGAACCGGCAAACTGACGCCAGAAGATTGGGGAAAATTAACGATGGCAATGGGAAGCCTTTCAAATGCAGGGATCTTTATTGACGATACGCCGAATATTCGTGTTAGTGAAATTCGTGCCAAATGTCGTCGCTTAAAACAAGAACAAGGGCTTGGTATGATATTGATTGATTACTTACAACTTATTCAAGGAAGTGGACGCAATCGCGAAAATCGTCAACAAGAAGTATCGGAAATTTCCCGTTCATTAAAAGCGTTAGCTCGTGAGTTAGATGTCCCTGTCATCGCCTTATCTCAGCTTTCTCGTAGCGTGGAGCAACGTCAAGATAAACGGCCGATGATGTCTGACTTGCGGGAATCGGGAAGTATTGAACAAGATGCGGATATTGTTGCTTTTTTATATCGTGATGACTATTACGATAAAGAATCGGAAAACAAAAATATCATTGAAATTATCATTGCAAAACAACGGAACGGTCCTGTTGGTACGGTACAACTTGCTTTTGTAAAAGAGTACAACAAGTTTGTCAACTTAGAGCGCCGCTTCGATGATACGAACGTTCCACCGGGAGCGTAATGTATACGAATAAAAATAACAAACAAACATATAAATGTTCGGTTTTTTATTGATTTTTCATAGTTGATTTGGTACACTTACTATGTTTGGAATTGATGAAGCGGAGGTGCTCGCTATGTCTTCAGTTGTTGTTGTTGGAACACAATGGGGCGATGAGGGAAAAGGAAAAATTACAGATTTTTTATCACAACATGCAGAAGTCATTGCACGATATCAAGGTGGAAATAACGCCGGACATACGATTGTATTTAACGGCGAAAAGTATAAATTACATTTAATTCCTTCTGGCATTTTTTATAAAGATAAAATTTGCGTCATTGGAAATGGAATGGTTGTCGATCCGAAAGCGCTCGTGCAAGAATTAGCGTATTTGCATGAGCGTGGTGTAAGCACAGACAATTTACGCATTAGCAACCGTGCGCACGTCATTTTACCTTATCACTTAAAGCTAGATGAGGTAGAAGAAGAAAGAAAAGGGGCTAATAAAATTGGAACAACGAAAAAAGGCATTGGCCCTGCTTATATGGACAAAGCCGCGCGTGTCGGCATTCGCATTGCAGATTTGCTTGATCGCGAAGTGTTTGAAGAAAAGTTAGCTCGTAACTTAGCTGAGAAAAATGTGCTTTTTGAAAAAGTGTACGGTGTAGAAGGGTTTCAGTTAGAACACATTCTTGATGAATATTACGAATACGGAAAGCAAATTGCCAAATATGTTTGTGACACATCTGTCGTATTAAACGATGCACTTGATGAAGGACGCCGTGTTTTATTTGAAGGTGCTCAAGGCGTCATGCTAGATATCGATCAAGGTACGTATCCATTTGTTACGTCATCAAATCCGGTTGCTGGTGGGGTTACCATTGGGGCTGGTGTTGGCCCAACAAAAATTAAACATGTTGTTGGTGTAGCGAAAGCATATACAACACGTGTCGGGGACGGTCCGTTTCCAACAGAGTTAAACAATGAAATTGGTGATCGTATTCGTGAAGTAGGTCGTGAATACGGAACGACAACTGGGCGTCCACGCCGTGTCGGTTGGTTTGATAGCGTCGTTGTTCGTCATGCACGTCGTGTTAGTGGAATTACAGACTTATCATTAAACTCGATCGACGTGTTAACAGGTATTGAAACGTTGAAAATTTGTGTTGCTTACCGTTACAAAGGACAAATCATTGAGGAGTTTCCTGCGAGCTTGAAAGTATTAGCGGAATGTGAGCCTGTATATGAAGAGTTACCAGGATGGACAGAAGATATTACAGGCGTAAAAAGTTTAGACGAGCTTCCAGCTAATGCACGTCGTTATGTTGAGCGCATTTCGCAATTAACAGGCATTCCGCTTTCGATTTTTTCGGTCGGACCAGACCGCTCTCAAACGAATGTTGTTCGCAACGTATATGCATAAGAAAAAACGTCGATGACTCGTTCGTCGGCGTTTTTTTAAAAAACTATTGTCTTATTACTAATTATATAATATAATAACAGATGTCTGTTGAAATACGGTTCCGTGGTGTAGGGGTTAACATGCCTGCCTGTCACGCAGGAGATCGCGGGTTCGAATCCCGTCGGAACCGCCATTTTTATTGAAATAGCAATGCGATCAAAATTGGAAAGTTAATTATACATATGGCTCGGTAGCTCAGTCGGTAGAGCAAAGGACTGAAAATCCTTGTGTCGGCGGTTCGATTCCGTCCCGAGCCACTTGCAAGCATAGATACGTATATGTGTCTATGCTTTTTTATTTTATAATAGTGACATGGTACACTATATGTAAATATGCTTTTGGGGGAGTGAATGTACATGGAGAAAAAAATTTTAGTTGTCGATGACGAAAAGCCGATTGCTGATATTTTGCAATTTAATTTAAGAAAAGAAGGATACGATGTGCATTGTGCATATGACGGTGTGGAAGCGCTACAAAAGGTAGAAGACATTCAGCCCGATTTAATTTTATTAGATATTATGCTGCCGCAAAAAGACGGCATGGAAGTATGCCGAGAAATTCGTAAAAAATATGATATGCCGATCATTATGTTGACAGCCAAAGACTCTGAAATTGATAAAGTGCTTGGGCTAGAACTTGGTGCAGACGATTATGTGACGAAGCCGTTTAGCACACGTGAACTGTTAGCGCGTGTCAAAGCGAATTTACGTCGCCACCAACAAAGACAAGAACAAGATGTAAAAGAAATGAGCGAAATAAAAATTGGCCCGCTCACGATTCACCCAGATGCTTATACGGTATCGAAACGCGGAGAACATATTGAGCTGACACATCGAGAATTTGAACTACTTCACTATTTAGCAAAACATATTGGACAGGTGATGACACGGGAACATTTACTGCAAACGGTATGGGGATACGACTATTTTGGCGATGTGCGTACCGTGGATGTCACCGTTCGACGTTTGCGTGAAAAAATTGAAGACAACCCTTCACATCCAACGTGGATTGTTACAAGACGAGGGGTAGGATATTATTTACGAAATCCGGAACAGGAGTAACCGCATGAGAAAAGTAAGCATATTTCAATCGATTCATGTGAAATTTGCCTTAATTTACATTTTACTTATTTTAATTGCCATGCAAATTATCGGAGCTTATTTCGTCCGTCAGTTGGAAGCGCAGCTTGTTGAAAATTTCAAAAATTCATTGAACGAACGCGTCATTTTGCTTGCTTATAACATTGAACAAGAAATGAACAAAGAGCGCGATAAAAAAAGCCCAACGATAGAAGAAGAAATTCGTTCTATTTTACAAGATTTCGTTTCGCAAGACATTTCCGAAGTGCGTGTTATTGATCATAAAAGTAAAGTGTTAGGGACATCGAACCCATATAATCAAAATATTGTCGGAAAGCGAACGACAGACTTATTAATTAAACGAACGTTAGTGGCCGGTGAAATGACAGAAAAAATGCTCGTTGACCCGAAAACAGGTCATCGCATGTACATTTCTTCTACGCCTATTAGAGTGAAAAATGAAATTAAAGGGGCGATTTATGTCATCGCTTCAATGGAGAACGTTTTTGCACAAATGAGGCAAATTAATAACATTTTAGCGACAGGAACGGGCATTGCTTTAGTCATTACGGCGTTATTAGGCATTTTATTAGCACAGACGATTACACGACCAATTTCAGATATGCGTAAACAAGCATTGGCAATGGCCAAAGGTAATTTTTCTCGAAAGGTAAAAGTGTATGGATACGATGAAATCGGACAACTTGCGCTTAGTTTTAACAATTTAACGAAAAAATTGCAAGAAGCGCAGGCAACGACAGAGGGTGAGAGACGGAAATTAGAGTCCGTATTAACGCATATGACAGATGGCGTCATTGCAACAGACCGAAAAGGACGAATCATTTTGATTAACGATGCCGCCCTCAATATTTTAAATGTTTCACGTGAAACAGTGCTTTCTGCACCGATTGTGACGGTATTAGGATTAGATGAGCAATATACGTTCGAAACGTTAATTGAAGAACGTGAAACGTTAATTTTAGACTTTAGTACGGATGAAGAAATGTATATTTTGCGCGCTTCTTTATCTGTCATCCAAAAAGAAAAAGGGCTTGTGAATGGCTTAATTGTCGTACTGCATGACATTACAGAGCATGAAAAAATTGATCGCGATCGTCGCGAGTTTGTAGCCAATGTGTCACATGAGTTGCGAACGCCGTTAACAACGATGCGCAGTTATTTAGAAGCGCTCGCAGACGGAGCGTGGCGAGATGAAGAAATTGCCCCGAGATTTATTGAAGTGACACAAAACGAAACAGAACGGATGATTCGTCTCGTTAACGATTTGTTACAGCTTTCTAAGCTCGACAGTAAAGACTATAAATTGAAAAAGACGCGCGTTCATTTTATTCCATATTTTCATAAAGTGATCGATCGATTTGAATTAACAAAAAAAGAAAACGTTTCGTTCGTTCGAGACTTTCCAGATGAGAAAATCATTGTTTATATGGATGAAGATAAAATTACTCAAGTATTCGATAATATTATTTCTAACGCATTGAAATATTCTCCACAAGGGGGAACAATTACGTTTCGTGTGAAGAAAAAAGGCGACTATATTGAAGTGAGTGTAAAAGATGAAGGTGTCGGCATTCCGAAATCCGATTTATCGAAAATTTTTGAGCGTTTTTATCGTGTCGACAAGGCACGTTCGCGTAAGCTCGGCGGAACAGGATTAGGTCTTGCGATTGCAAAAGAAGTTGTCGTTGCACATGGTGGGCGCATTTGGGCAGAAAGTCAAGAAAGAAAAGGGACAACCATTTACTTTACTTTGCCGATTGAACAACAGAAAAAAGGATGAAAACGATGAAATACGAAACGATCAAGTCGATTGTATTGACGATTCTTGTATGTACGAGCGTTTTTTTAACGTGGAGTTTATGGACGTATCAGCCGAAATATGATTTCATCGAAAACGCAAAATACATTCAAAACGTTCCTGTCAGCAATGTCGCCGTTGACTATAGCACAGTCATTCAGCCGCGTTATATTTTTATTCATAAAAGTGAACAACATTACGGGATAACACATCATTCGGACATTTATAAATTTATGAAGGAGATAAAAAATTGGACGTTCGATCATTTCGAAAACATATCAAGCACGATAAAAAAAGAACAATTTCTTTCCTTTATCCACGGAAAAGGAAAAATTGAAATTATTTATCCAGACGATATACCGATTGAAATGTATCGAACGATGTTTCAGTTTGAAGATCAAGACGTCGAAAAAGTTCAGTTCGATCGCATCATCATTCCGATGAATGAAAACGGAGGAGAAGTGACTGTCTATTTCGTATCTGTCAATGAAAAGCGTAT
It encodes:
- a CDS encoding DHH family phosphoesterase, which gives rise to MSSLYEKQRHRYPLYVLIGITFVLLIIVTYFEWMIGIVGAVLLGPTLFHVFRSYKVAQEEIEDYISTLSYRIKKVGEEALMGMPIGIMLINDELEIEWTNSFLSSCFGVDTLVGQSLYDVAEQLVPLIKTEATEEVITFRDRTFKVIIRREERLLYFFDITEQAELEKKYEQEKIVLGVIFLDNYDDVTQGMDDQTKSQLNSQVTSILNRWASEYGLFLKRTSSDRFVAVLNEHILEKLEKNKFSILDEVREQTAKNHVPLTLSIGIGTNSPSLPELGALAQSSLDLALGRGGDQVAIKQPNGKVKFYGGKTNPMEKRTRVRARVISHALKELILESEQVFIMGHKYPDMDAIGSAIGILKVAQMNQKEAFIVIDTSRIDSGVQRLLEEVKKQTELWSRFISPEQALELATEDTLLVVVDTHKPSLVIEERLLLRLDRVVVIDHHRRGEEFIQDPILVYMEPYASSTSELVTELLQYQPKRSKLSMLEATALLAGIVVDTKSFTLRTGSRTFDAASYLRAQGADTTLVQKLLKENIEHYIKRAKIIENAIIDEHGFAIAKGSPNETYDPVLIAQAADTLLSLNGVVASFVISKRNDQTIGISARSLGDVNVQLIMEKLDGGGHLTNAATQLTNITIDETEKRLKAAIREYIEGGKDT
- a CDS encoding 50S ribosomal protein L9; its protein translation is MKVIFLKDVKGKGKKGEVKNVADGYAQNFLFKQGLAIEATPANLKALEAQKNKQKKEAEEELARAKQLKEKIDTLTVTLFAKAGEGGRLFGSITSKQIAEALQQQHDIKIDKRKIELDDAIRALGYTNVPIKLHPEVTATLKVHVQEQK
- a CDS encoding replicative DNA helicase, with amino-acid sequence MTDIFTDRLPPQNIEAEQAVLGAILLEPSALTTASEILIPEDFYRAAHQKIFRTMLQLSDRGEPVDLVTVTSELADANALEEVGGVSYLTELANAVPTAANVHYYAKIVEEKSILRRLIRTATSIAQDGYTREDEVDDVLNEAERKILEVSQRKNTSGFQNIKDVLVQAYDNIEMLHNRKGEITGIPTGFIELDRMTAGFQRSDFIIVAARPSVGKTAFALNIAQNVATRTGENVAIFSLEMGAQQLVMRMLCAEGNINAQNLRTGKLTPEDWGKLTMAMGSLSNAGIFIDDTPNIRVSEIRAKCRRLKQEQGLGMILIDYLQLIQGSGRNRENRQQEVSEISRSLKALARELDVPVIALSQLSRSVEQRQDKRPMMSDLRESGSIEQDADIVAFLYRDDYYDKESENKNIIEIIIAKQRNGPVGTVQLAFVKEYNKFVNLERRFDDTNVPPGA
- a CDS encoding adenylosuccinate synthase, whose translation is MSSVVVVGTQWGDEGKGKITDFLSQHAEVIARYQGGNNAGHTIVFNGEKYKLHLIPSGIFYKDKICVIGNGMVVDPKALVQELAYLHERGVSTDNLRISNRAHVILPYHLKLDEVEEERKGANKIGTTKKGIGPAYMDKAARVGIRIADLLDREVFEEKLARNLAEKNVLFEKVYGVEGFQLEHILDEYYEYGKQIAKYVCDTSVVLNDALDEGRRVLFEGAQGVMLDIDQGTYPFVTSSNPVAGGVTIGAGVGPTKIKHVVGVAKAYTTRVGDGPFPTELNNEIGDRIREVGREYGTTTGRPRRVGWFDSVVVRHARRVSGITDLSLNSIDVLTGIETLKICVAYRYKGQIIEEFPASLKVLAECEPVYEELPGWTEDITGVKSLDELPANARRYVERISQLTGIPLSIFSVGPDRSQTNVVRNVYA
- a CDS encoding DNA-binding response regulator, whose protein sequence is MEKKILVVDDEKPIADILQFNLRKEGYDVHCAYDGVEALQKVEDIQPDLILLDIMLPQKDGMEVCREIRKKYDMPIIMLTAKDSEIDKVLGLELGADDYVTKPFSTRELLARVKANLRRHQQRQEQDVKEMSEIKIGPLTIHPDAYTVSKRGEHIELTHREFELLHYLAKHIGQVMTREHLLQTVWGYDYFGDVRTVDVTVRRLREKIEDNPSHPTWIVTRRGVGYYLRNPEQE
- a CDS encoding cell wall metabolism sensor histidine kinase WalK, producing MRKVSIFQSIHVKFALIYILLILIAMQIIGAYFVRQLEAQLVENFKNSLNERVILLAYNIEQEMNKERDKKSPTIEEEIRSILQDFVSQDISEVRVIDHKSKVLGTSNPYNQNIVGKRTTDLLIKRTLVAGEMTEKMLVDPKTGHRMYISSTPIRVKNEIKGAIYVIASMENVFAQMRQINNILATGTGIALVITALLGILLAQTITRPISDMRKQALAMAKGNFSRKVKVYGYDEIGQLALSFNNLTKKLQEAQATTEGERRKLESVLTHMTDGVIATDRKGRIILINDAALNILNVSRETVLSAPIVTVLGLDEQYTFETLIEERETLILDFSTDEEMYILRASLSVIQKEKGLVNGLIVVLHDITEHEKIDRDRREFVANVSHELRTPLTTMRSYLEALADGAWRDEEIAPRFIEVTQNETERMIRLVNDLLQLSKLDSKDYKLKKTRVHFIPYFHKVIDRFELTKKENVSFVRDFPDEKIIVYMDEDKITQVFDNIISNALKYSPQGGTITFRVKKKGDYIEVSVKDEGVGIPKSDLSKIFERFYRVDKARSRKLGGTGLGLAIAKEVVVAHGGRIWAESQERKGTTIYFTLPIEQQKKG